In Diabrotica undecimpunctata isolate CICGRU chromosome 4, icDiaUnde3, whole genome shotgun sequence, a single genomic region encodes these proteins:
- the LOC140439584 gene encoding translation machinery-associated protein 16 homolog, translated as MGKIKQIEKLKHPNSRQTKMLAKQIQKKNSRDKSKLATTLKLNAVGEKCKWFGEMLDPEFTNLTPGGLHKLIELYLSRFDEEMEQIRLKHSIGNRKNRQHANREDIIRMTIERERGDYNTCGIELPDVFDINQFNYLLQWKGELRYLQNFKFKKFSKKSLEDEEGKRHKNANIME; from the exons ATg ggaaagataaagcaaatagaaaaactaaAACATCCTAACAGTAGGCAAACCAAGATGTTAGCAAAGCAGATCCAAAA AAAGAATTCTAGAGACAAAAGTAAATTGGCCACAACCTTAAAGTTAAATGCAGTAGGTGAAAAATGTAAATGGTTTGGTGAAATGTTGGATCCGGAATTTACAAATTTGACTCCAGGTGGTTTACACAAACTGATAGAGCTGTATTTATCTAGATTTGATGAAGAAATGGAACAAATTAGGTTAAAACATTCGATaggaaacagaaaaaatagacaaCATGCAAATAGGGAAGACATAATTAGAATGACCATTGAAAGAGAAAGAGGGGATTATAATACCTGTGGAATTG aacTACCAGATGTGTTTGATATTAATCAATTCAACTACCTACTACAATGGAAGGGAGAACTTAggtatttacaaaattttaaattcaaaaaatttagtaAGAAATCTTTAGAAGACGAAGAAGGAAAACGTCACAAAAATGCTAATATCATGGAGTAA